In one Heterodontus francisci isolate sHetFra1 chromosome 18, sHetFra1.hap1, whole genome shotgun sequence genomic region, the following are encoded:
- the igf1 gene encoding insulin-like growth factor I isoform X3 produces MGSSPDSQVVRTHLTSYLHLFYLTLCVLTLSGVEASPETLCGAELVDALQFVCGDRGFYFNKPTGYRSSVRRPHRGIVDECCFQSCDLKLLEMYCAKPQRADGPVRIQRHTEKGQRMLLDLFFKNFSLSFLKRPSQVDFKSCLTSFSCQG; encoded by the exons ATGGGGAGCTCACCAGACTCACAG GTCGTTAGGACTCACCTTACCTCCTACCTTCATCTCTTCTACCTGACGCTGTGTGTGCTAACACTGAGTGGGGTGGAAGCCAGTCCAGAGACTCTCTGTGGGGCAGAATTGGTGGACGCTCTCCAGTTTGTATGTGGGGACCGAGGCTTCTATTTCA ACAAACCCACGGGCTACAGGTCGAGTGTGAGGCGACCACACAGAGGGATTGTAGATGAGTGCTGCTTCCAGAGTTGCGACCTCAAGTTGCTCGAGATGTACTGTGCAAAGCCACAAAGAGCGGATGGTCCAGTACGCATCCAACGTCACACTGAGAAAGGGCAGAGG atgctgctggacctgttttttaaaaatttcagtCTATCTTTCCTTAAAAGACCGAGTCAAGTGGACTTTAAAAGCTGCTTAACCTCCTTTAGTTGTCAAGGATAG
- the igf1 gene encoding insulin-like growth factor I isoform X2, with product MGSSPDSQVMEEPEKRAELSKCYLSEVFEVVRTHLTSYLHLFYLTLCVLTLSGVEASPETLCGAELVDALQFVCGDRGFYFNKPTGYRSSVRRPHRGIVDECCFQSCDLKLLEMYCAKPQRADGPVRIQRHTEKGQRENIWRNPNRANTSSVNRNYRI from the exons ATGGGGAGCTCACCAGACTCACAGGTGATGGAAGAGCCCGAGAAACGAGCAGAATTATCTAAATGCTACCTCTCAGAAGTCTTTGAG GTCGTTAGGACTCACCTTACCTCCTACCTTCATCTCTTCTACCTGACGCTGTGTGTGCTAACACTGAGTGGGGTGGAAGCCAGTCCAGAGACTCTCTGTGGGGCAGAATTGGTGGACGCTCTCCAGTTTGTATGTGGGGACCGAGGCTTCTATTTCA ACAAACCCACGGGCTACAGGTCGAGTGTGAGGCGACCACACAGAGGGATTGTAGATGAGTGCTGCTTCCAGAGTTGCGACCTCAAGTTGCTCGAGATGTACTGTGCAAAGCCACAAAGAGCGGATGGTCCAGTACGCATCCAACGTCACACTGAGAAAGGGCAGAGG GAGAATATCTGGAGAAACCCCAATCGAGCTAATACCAGCAGTGTCAATCGGAATTACCGAATCTAA
- the pmch gene encoding pro-MCH gives MIASVYTALFISVLFSVEFFILSAKAVERLEESKVPQNAFNPGTLTSIGQPEKPRSSGSFKPYYLLQPGKDLGFRLDPKTIPHPFTSASQRLFKLPLNLHEPMKEPLYFSAKRADASEASNQVEQIDTTDALGVTTDGENGAIFPMGRRDFDMLRCMLGRVYRPCWQN, from the exons ATGATCGCCTCTGTTTACACTGCTCTCTTTATCTCTGTGCTATTCTCTGTAGAATTTTTCATTTTGTCTGCTAAAGCTGTCGAACGGTTGGAAGAAAGCAAGGTGCCGCAGAATGCCTTTAACCCAGGAACGTTGACGAGTATTGGCCAACCAGAGAAACCGAGGTCTTCGGGCTCATTCAAGCCGTACTATCTTCTGCAGCCAGGCAAA GATTTAGGTTTTAGGTTGGACCCCAAAACTATTCCACATCCTTTTACATCTGCCAGCCAAAGGTTATTCAAACTACCTTTGAACTTGCATGAGCCAATGAAAGAGCCATTGTACTTCTCAGCCAAGAGGGCCGACGCATCTGAAGCATCCAATCAAGTGGAACAAATTGACACGACAGACGCGCTTGGAGTCACTACCGATGGAGAAAATGGGGCTATATTTCCCATGGGTAGGAGAGATTTTGACA TGCTGCGATGCATGCTGGGAAGAGTATACCGACCCTGCTGGCAAAACTGA
- the igf1 gene encoding insulin-like growth factor I isoform X1 yields MGSSPDSQVMEEPEKRAELSKCYLSEVFEVVRTHLTSYLHLFYLTLCVLTLSGVEASPETLCGAELVDALQFVCGDRGFYFNKPTGYRSSVRRPHRGIVDECCFQSCDLKLLEMYCAKPQRADGPVRIQRHTEKGQRMLLDLFFKNFSLSFLKRPSQVDFKSCLTSFSCQG; encoded by the exons ATGGGGAGCTCACCAGACTCACAGGTGATGGAAGAGCCCGAGAAACGAGCAGAATTATCTAAATGCTACCTCTCAGAAGTCTTTGAG GTCGTTAGGACTCACCTTACCTCCTACCTTCATCTCTTCTACCTGACGCTGTGTGTGCTAACACTGAGTGGGGTGGAAGCCAGTCCAGAGACTCTCTGTGGGGCAGAATTGGTGGACGCTCTCCAGTTTGTATGTGGGGACCGAGGCTTCTATTTCA ACAAACCCACGGGCTACAGGTCGAGTGTGAGGCGACCACACAGAGGGATTGTAGATGAGTGCTGCTTCCAGAGTTGCGACCTCAAGTTGCTCGAGATGTACTGTGCAAAGCCACAAAGAGCGGATGGTCCAGTACGCATCCAACGTCACACTGAGAAAGGGCAGAGG atgctgctggacctgttttttaaaaatttcagtCTATCTTTCCTTAAAAGACCGAGTCAAGTGGACTTTAAAAGCTGCTTAACCTCCTTTAGTTGTCAAGGATAG